Proteins encoded by one window of Monoglobus pectinilyticus:
- a CDS encoding recombinase family protein, whose product MNDENKRFAVYSRKSRFTGKGESIENQIELCRRYINLNYPNASEKNIFIYEDEGFSGGNTDRPQFKKMMDDASEKKFNVLICYRLDRISRNIGDFAKLIDRLGELGISFESIKEKFDTDSSLGRAMMYIASVFSQLERETIAERIRDNMHELAKTGRWLGGNTPTGYRSVQVQTITVDGKKRSSCMLKIEESEMTAVKKIFEKFLESESLTAVETYMIQNHIKTRKGKDFSRFSIKGILRNPVYMIADSDAWEYLSVLGAEIFAEKSDFDGNCGVMAYNKTLQKKGKTNKIRDIKEWIITTGRHKGVVSGKEWKQVQECLERNSVKAYRKPKNNTALLSGLLYCGDCGHYMRPKIYNSFYKDGEKKFSYLCEMKEKSRRSECSVSNPAGNELDAEVIKEISKLEEDKKELYYILNKAKKTFSDGRESNTEIEELNEGLNVNNRKIASLVENLTELEKTVADKYIIKKIEELHAENELLKKRLYELIKTSENKKSVDVNYITDTLTVWESVIKLIEVRERREVVRTIVDKIIWDGESAHIYFFG is encoded by the coding sequence ATGAATGACGAAAATAAGCGTTTTGCTGTCTACTCCAGAAAATCACGTTTTACCGGAAAAGGCGAGAGTATTGAAAATCAGATTGAACTGTGCAGAAGATATATAAATTTGAATTATCCAAATGCTTCCGAAAAAAATATATTTATTTATGAAGACGAGGGGTTTTCGGGGGGCAACACTGACCGTCCGCAGTTTAAAAAGATGATGGATGACGCGTCGGAGAAAAAATTTAATGTCCTTATTTGTTACCGTCTAGACAGGATAAGCCGTAATATCGGAGACTTTGCTAAGTTGATTGACCGGCTTGGAGAACTAGGCATTTCGTTTGAATCTATCAAAGAAAAGTTTGATACCGATTCGTCTTTGGGACGTGCAATGATGTATATTGCCTCAGTATTTTCGCAGCTTGAGCGTGAGACAATAGCTGAGAGAATACGCGACAATATGCACGAGTTGGCTAAGACGGGAAGATGGCTGGGAGGAAATACTCCGACAGGGTATAGGTCGGTTCAGGTTCAAACTATTACTGTTGACGGTAAAAAAAGAAGCTCATGTATGCTGAAGATAGAAGAATCTGAAATGACAGCCGTAAAAAAGATTTTTGAAAAGTTTTTGGAATCAGAAAGTCTAACAGCAGTCGAAACCTATATGATACAAAATCACATTAAAACAAGAAAAGGAAAAGATTTTTCAAGGTTTTCAATTAAAGGAATACTAAGAAACCCGGTGTATATGATAGCTGATAGTGATGCCTGGGAATATCTCAGCGTTTTGGGTGCTGAAATATTTGCTGAAAAATCAGATTTTGACGGAAATTGCGGCGTTATGGCATATAATAAGACTTTACAGAAGAAGGGAAAGACTAATAAAATCAGGGATATAAAAGAGTGGATTATCACAACGGGCAGGCACAAAGGCGTAGTATCGGGAAAAGAGTGGAAACAGGTGCAGGAATGTTTAGAGCGCAATTCCGTGAAAGCATACCGAAAACCTAAAAATAATACCGCTTTGCTTTCCGGTCTTTTATACTGCGGTGACTGCGGACATTATATGCGGCCTAAAATATATAATTCATTTTATAAGGATGGAGAGAAAAAATTTTCATATCTTTGTGAGATGAAAGAAAAGAGCAGGCGAAGCGAGTGTTCGGTTTCAAATCCGGCAGGAAACGAGCTTGATGCTGAGGTTATTAAGGAGATTTCAAAACTTGAGGAGGATAAAAAAGAGCTTTATTATATACTTAATAAGGCTAAAAAAACATTCAGCGACGGCAGAGAAAGCAATACGGAGATTGAAGAACTAAATGAGGGGTTAAATGTAAATAATAGAAAAATTGCTTCTTTGGTAGAAAATCTCACAGAGCTGGAAAAGACTGTGGCGGATAAGTATATTATTAAAAAAATTGAAGAACTTCACGCAGAAAATGAGTTATTAAAAAAGCGACTTTATGAACTTATTAAAACATCTGAAAATAAAAAAAGTGTTGATGTCAATTATATAACGGATACGTTAACTGTATGGGAATCAGTGATTAAATTAATAGAGGTACGTGAAAGAAGGGAAGTTGTCAGAACTATTGTTGATAAAATTATATGGGACGGAGAGAGTGCCCATATCTATTTTTTTGGTTGA
- a CDS encoding phage tail terminator family protein, which translates to MVKIILESESTSYVNASTAEAIKDTLQSKFENIQVSLNLEDIDNSKEHFIVEQFISSLSKDRKKVYIKNELFLIQYFLPEGTADRNQKYIQTGDSLYEYLENIPFSNSVLHGNSMHYKISDGKLVFSIMYTQRLVLQETSSPLMGKLYQKDNIRV; encoded by the coding sequence GTGGTAAAAATCATTTTAGAATCGGAAAGTACATCATATGTAAACGCAAGCACTGCCGAGGCAATTAAAGATACATTGCAGTCCAAATTTGAAAATATTCAAGTATCTCTAAACTTAGAAGATATTGATAATTCAAAAGAACATTTTATAGTGGAACAATTTATATCAAGCCTAAGCAAAGACAGGAAAAAAGTGTATATTAAAAACGAGTTATTTCTCATACAGTATTTCCTTCCTGAGGGTACAGCTGACAGAAATCAAAAGTATATACAAACAGGTGACAGTTTGTATGAATACTTAGAAAATATACCTTTCAGCAATTCAGTTCTGCATGGAAATAGTATGCACTATAAAATTTCAGACGGCAAACTTGTTTTCAGTATCATGTACACACAGAGACTGGTCCTTCAAGAAACATCCAGTCCTCTTATGGGTAAGTTATATCAGAAAGATAACATAAGGGTATGA
- a CDS encoding HepT-like ribonuclease domain-containing protein, producing the protein MNDRDLTILKKMIRYADEIEWTIEKMNLDFEMFESDFIAKNAIAMCILQIGELVGKLTEETKKKYNKMPWKDIRSIRNIAAHNYGELDNEVLWETVTDDIPKLKDYCENILSENNN; encoded by the coding sequence ATGAACGATAGAGATTTGACTATTTTAAAAAAGATGATAAGGTATGCGGATGAGATAGAATGGACAATAGAAAAAATGAATTTAGATTTTGAGATGTTTGAGAGTGATTTTATTGCAAAAAATGCGATAGCAATGTGTATACTTCAGATAGGTGAATTGGTTGGAAAACTGACGGAAGAAACAAAGAAAAAGTATAATAAAATGCCATGGAAGGATATAAGATCAATACGCAATATAGCTGCCCATAATTATGGTGAACTGGATAATGAGGTGCTGTGGGAAACTGTGACTGATGATATACCCAAACTAAAAGATTATTGTGAGAACATTTTATCAGAAAACAATAATTGA
- a CDS encoding phage tail sheath C-terminal domain-containing protein yields the protein MAGGTFLTKNKVRPGAYVNIAAEAKTSGSISDRGIVVLPMDIDWGAKLTVINSGDNTFSTLGYDISDPKMLLVREALKNASKVYVYRMNSGKDDTEKAKAIIRGITATAKYFGELGNAITIEVLEELKGEESTGYYNVKTSVGSKLVDSQRIKTVNDLSANDWVTFSGALADEPAAESIKLTGGKNGTVDSYADFMEYIQTLNFNTAAFPINEEDAAKILPLVKEYIERLREDEGIKVQAVVPYFESVGGMNYEGIIQVYNGFIMADGTEIDKVKATAWVAGTAAGAAVNESNTYKKYDGALEASPLLLNSEIIELIGQGMWLFTGSDGNVRVETDINSFTEFSAVKPRGFSKNRVIRVIDSIGNDIKDIFESMYIGKVDNSEQGRNLFKKEVLQYFETMQNINAIQNFDPDSDVIVEQGDELDQVICDCYIQPVDSMEKLYMSVTLSI from the coding sequence ATGGCAGGAGGAACATTTTTAACTAAAAACAAAGTGAGACCGGGAGCTTATGTTAACATAGCTGCCGAAGCAAAAACGTCCGGAAGCATTTCAGACAGAGGTATCGTCGTATTGCCTATGGATATTGATTGGGGTGCAAAACTTACAGTAATTAATTCCGGTGACAATACGTTCAGCACGCTTGGGTATGACATATCGGATCCAAAAATGCTGCTGGTTCGCGAAGCTTTGAAAAATGCTTCTAAAGTATATGTATACCGCATGAATTCAGGTAAGGATGACACAGAAAAAGCAAAAGCAATTATCCGCGGCATCACTGCAACAGCCAAGTATTTTGGAGAATTGGGCAATGCAATCACCATAGAAGTTCTAGAAGAATTGAAAGGTGAAGAATCAACCGGTTATTATAATGTTAAAACAAGTGTTGGAAGTAAATTGGTTGATTCACAGAGAATAAAGACTGTAAATGATTTATCCGCTAATGATTGGGTAACATTCAGCGGCGCTCTGGCAGATGAACCGGCAGCTGAAAGTATTAAACTGACAGGAGGAAAAAACGGAACAGTTGACAGCTATGCAGATTTTATGGAATATATACAAACCCTTAATTTCAATACTGCCGCATTCCCTATAAATGAGGAAGACGCAGCAAAAATATTGCCTTTGGTAAAAGAATACATTGAACGCCTGCGTGAAGATGAAGGTATCAAGGTTCAGGCGGTTGTTCCATATTTTGAATCTGTCGGCGGAATGAATTATGAGGGAATAATCCAAGTATACAATGGCTTTATAATGGCTGACGGCACTGAAATTGATAAGGTAAAAGCAACCGCCTGGGTTGCCGGAACAGCCGCAGGAGCTGCTGTTAATGAGTCAAATACCTATAAGAAATATGACGGAGCGCTTGAAGCTTCTCCATTGCTGTTAAATTCCGAAATAATTGAGTTGATTGGTCAGGGCATGTGGTTATTTACCGGTTCTGACGGCAATGTCAGGGTTGAAACAGATATAAACAGCTTTACTGAATTTTCAGCAGTCAAACCGCGCGGATTTTCAAAAAATCGCGTTATCAGAGTTATTGACAGTATCGGAAACGATATTAAAGATATATTTGAAAGCATGTATATCGGCAAAGTTGACAACAGCGAACAGGGCAGAAACCTCTTTAAGAAGGAAGTGCTACAGTATTTTGAGACAATGCAAAATATAAATGCAATTCAAAATTTTGATCCTGACTCTGATGTAATTGTAGAGCAGGGAGACGAATTAGACCAGGTTATATGCGATTGTTACATTCAGCCTGTAGACAGCATGGAAAAACTATACATGTCAGTGACTTTGTCAATATAA
- a CDS encoding phage tail tube protein, which produces MSYLKAQDTISGKEGKAVATIDGNVEDMFYIKKIEANVEKTKSEIKTLGRRGTQHKATGWSGTGSMTIYYITTNFRKLMTSYMQNGVDTYFDILVTNEDPASDAGSQTIVLEGVNLDKVIMAKLDTESDILDEEVSFTFENVRVLDSFKEPALG; this is translated from the coding sequence ATGTCATATTTAAAAGCACAAGATACTATTAGCGGAAAAGAAGGTAAGGCAGTAGCAACCATTGACGGAAACGTGGAAGATATGTTCTACATCAAAAAAATTGAAGCAAATGTAGAAAAGACCAAATCGGAAATAAAAACTCTGGGCAGGCGCGGAACACAGCACAAGGCAACGGGATGGAGCGGCACCGGAAGTATGACTATCTATTATATTACCACAAACTTCAGAAAGCTAATGACCAGCTATATGCAAAACGGTGTAGATACCTATTTCGATATACTGGTCACAAATGAAGACCCGGCATCAGACGCTGGCTCTCAGACAATAGTTTTAGAGGGCGTTAATCTTGATAAAGTCATAATGGCAAAGCTTGATACTGAATCAGACATATTGGATGAAGAGGTAAGCTTTACGTTTGAAAACGTCAGAGTGTTAGACAGCTTTAAAGAGCCTGCATTAGGATAA
- a CDS encoding nucleotidyltransferase family protein, whose translation MNRTYTIEEIKAIAVPVAKRYGLEKVALFGSYAKGEPKVTSDIDLIIKKGDLKGYFAFCGLVNDLEELFGTHVDVLTYEALENSLIKDGVKDEVIIYER comes from the coding sequence ATGAACAGGACTTATACTATTGAAGAAATAAAAGCGATTGCTGTTCCGGTGGCTAAGCGGTATGGTTTGGAGAAGGTCGCTTTATTTGGTTCTTACGCCAAAGGAGAGCCGAAAGTGACCAGTGATATTGACTTAATTATAAAAAAAGGTGATTTGAAAGGGTATTTTGCTTTCTGCGGTCTAGTTAATGATTTGGAGGAACTTTTTGGAACGCACGTTGATGTTCTGACTTATGAAGCATTGGAAAACTCACTTATAAAGGACGGAGTAAAAGATGAGGTAATTATATATGAACGATAG
- a CDS encoding phage tail assembly chaperone has translation MSELQDFLNSMSSDITDDVAVSERFVDKKGNLLKFKIKSMSYDDYESARIQATIMPKRKNEQIRFDSKIFNDKIIINNVIDPNFKDAESIKKKGCATPEQYLHETLLPGEINELANKISALSGFDKDFDEEINEAKN, from the coding sequence ATGAGCGAGTTACAAGATTTTTTAAACAGTATGAGCAGTGATATAACAGACGATGTTGCCGTTTCTGAAAGATTTGTTGATAAAAAGGGGAATTTATTGAAATTCAAAATTAAATCAATGAGTTATGATGATTATGAATCCGCAAGAATTCAGGCAACCATAATGCCAAAAAGGAAAAATGAACAAATAAGATTCGACAGCAAAATATTTAACGATAAAATCATTATTAACAATGTTATCGACCCAAACTTTAAAGATGCTGAAAGCATTAAGAAAAAAGGATGCGCAACTCCCGAACAATATTTGCATGAAACATTATTGCCCGGAGAGATTAACGAACTGGCAAACAAAATATCTGCTTTAAGCGGATTTGACAAAGATTTTGATGAAGAAATAAACGAGGCAAAAAACTAA